A single genomic interval of Lacrimispora sphenoides JCM 1415 harbors:
- a CDS encoding DUF2127 domain-containing protein: MKHITNGQKDLVHISFEIGLLLKGIHGLMEIVGGAFLIFLSPTRLNWLTLFLTRHELSEDPKDIVANFLISLSNSFSISTQHFAVFYLMSHGVIKCILILLLWRKKRWAYPLTIISFLLFMAYQIYRYTLTQSAFLIVLTIFDAVMIALTYLEYKRIKS, encoded by the coding sequence ATGAAACATATTACTAATGGGCAGAAAGATCTCGTTCATATCAGTTTTGAAATCGGACTGCTTTTAAAGGGCATTCATGGCCTGATGGAAATTGTTGGCGGGGCATTCCTGATATTTCTAAGCCCTACCCGGTTGAACTGGCTGACACTATTTTTAACCCGGCATGAATTATCAGAAGACCCTAAGGACATCGTGGCAAATTTCCTGATAAGCTTAAGCAACAGCTTTTCAATCAGCACCCAGCATTTTGCTGTATTTTACTTAATGTCCCACGGGGTTATAAAATGCATCCTGATTCTTTTACTGTGGCGCAAAAAGCGATGGGCATATCCGCTGACCATCATCTCTTTTCTTCTTTTTATGGCATATCAGATATACCGCTATACGTTGACTCAATCTGCATTTCTCATCGTGCTCACCATTTTTGACGCGGTTATGATTGCATTAACCTATTTGGAATATAAGAGAATCAAATCCTGA
- a CDS encoding pyridoxamine 5'-phosphate oxidase family protein: protein MMNEEVITRAGEIIERKTGGGNEGYCVLALIDKDGYPTASTISASKADGIDWITFCTGLGSNKSNRIKQCSLASVCFNGIDHNITLVGTIEILTDPDIKKEMWYKGLEENFDGPEDPNYCVLRFKTERYNLFVDWKEAKGTL from the coding sequence ATGATGAATGAAGAAGTTATTACCAGAGCCGGAGAAATTATTGAAAGAAAGACCGGTGGAGGAAACGAGGGATATTGCGTATTGGCGTTGATTGACAAAGACGGTTATCCGACCGCCTCCACGATATCCGCATCAAAGGCAGATGGTATCGACTGGATCACATTCTGCACTGGACTTGGAAGCAATAAATCCAATCGCATTAAACAATGCAGCCTCGCCAGTGTTTGTTTTAACGGAATAGACCACAATATCACCCTGGTGGGGACAATAGAAATATTAACCGATCCGGATATAAAAAAAGAGATGTGGTACAAGGGGCTTGAAGAAAATTTTGACGGACCGGAGGATCCAAATTACTGTGTTCTGCGTTTTAAAACAGAACGTTACAATCTATTTGTTGATTGGAAGGAAGCAAAAGGAACATTATAA